The Anas platyrhynchos isolate ZD024472 breed Pekin duck chromosome 10, IASCAAS_PekinDuck_T2T, whole genome shotgun sequence genome segment CAGCCGGGGACGGGAGCGCAGAGGCTGCCACCATCCCCGTGCCGCCTGCGGGTCTGCTCAGCCCCACGGGGGGCTtgggagggtgctgggcaggTGCTCACCTCGCTGGTCTTGCAGATGGAGAGCAGGTTGGAGCCGCACACCTTCCCGGGGAAAGCGTTCCAGGGCAGGACGCCTGGGGAGCCGCGGGGAGCGGGGTGAGCCGGGGCACGGACCCCACAGGCCCTCTCCGTCCCCTCTCCGCTCTGCGTCCCTCCTGGCAGCCCCGTTCCCTCGCGGTGCCATGGGAAGGGTGCGGGGGGAGCAGCGCAGCCCCCGGGGCAGCGAAGGCAGCACTCACCGTACATCCTGGCGTCCGCACACAGGGTGCCGATGCTGGCCGAGGTCTTGCTGGGGTTGGCGATGGACTGGCAGGTGGTCCAGGTGTTGAAGTAGATGTAGACCGGCACCGCGGAGCAGGCGAAGACCAGCAGCCAGACGATGGTCAGGACGTAGGTGATGCCCACAAACTGCAAGGGGCAGGACAAGCCGGGGGCACGGCCGCCGTCACCGTGCGgccggggatggggacaggggagcGCGAGGGTCcccaggcaggaggggagggcgcggggcgggcgagGGAGCGGGACGCTGCCAGTGCCTGGCTCTGCACCGCCCGCCGAGCCCGGCGCATCCCCCTGCACCCCATGGAGCACCGGCCCGAGCCTGGCTGGCTCTCGGGGACGGTCACACGCACGTGGGGGTGACCGGTGGCAGCGGGACAGCCGCCGCTTCCCGTGCCGAGGGAATCCCACAGCCACGTGCCAGCGGGGCTCGGCCTCTGCGGGAGCGCAGCTGCACACCCCTGGGCTGGGCAACACGGctctcctgccctccctccgCCGCGCCACCCCGACCGTCCCCGAAGGGAACCGCAGCCGTCCCCCTCCGCTCCCCGAGGCCACGGGCTGCCCCTGCCAACTTTGTCACAGCTCCCTGCGGACAGGACGGccctggggacaccacgcaCAGCGGGGCTGGAGAgcctggggctgccagcacGCCCCAACCCTTGTAGGGGATGCTCACGGCTCTCTCAGCCGGTGCGTAAACACCGAGAGGTTTGTTTGCCGGCAAAATCTGCAGCCGTGTCAGCTGCTTCGGTCCCCGGGGGACGCTCCCAGCCTGAGGGAGGGCAGTCGGGCTGTGCTTCCCTTCGGGATGCCCCGAAACCCAGGCGGCCGCCGTCTCCTGCCCTTCGGCCGTGCCGAGCGCGGCGAAGCCGCTGTGGGCGCGCGAAGGGGTGCCGAACCCCGGTTAAGATCACCTTGTCAGGATGTCCTAGCCACTTTCCCAAACACTGACACACCCGCTGCAAAGAGTGAGCTCGCTGGGGGCCTCGCGCTCCCCTCCCTTTCGGGCCCCCGGTTACCGTTGCGCTGAGGCCCTTGCCGCAGATGGTGGTCTTGTAGTCCCCGAAGATTTGCCGCACGGCACCGGTGGTGTAGAAGCCTtcggccagcagcagggctccgtagaggaagaagaaggaggcCGTGCCGTAGATGACATACTGAAAAGCGTGGATGCTGCCGGGGAGAGGAGCGGGCAGGGGCGCTCAGGCAGTGCCGGGGTGCCCGACCCAGGCGGGGCAGCCTGCACACCGCCACTTACCCTCCCCGAGCACTGTGGCCACACACCCCGTGACGCCCCAGGGGTGAAGCCGCTGTCCCCAAAGGGACAGTGAGAGGGGTGAGCTGGGGCAGAGCCATCcacagggggctgcagagcagcaccagccccCCCGTGCCCTCCATACCTACCCGGTGCGGCCGTCCTGCCCGTGCCGTGGCACCTAGCGAGGTCAGATAAGAACAGGGGTGAAAAGGAAACGAGCGGCCGTGgagccctgccctgcagccacgGCACCGGTGTGAGGCTGCCCCGGGGCAAACACAGCCCGGGGTGTCCAGCAGTGGCACCGGCCACAGCCCAGAGGGTGACAGCAGCGAGCGGAGCCCCGGCCGCCTCCTCGCGGCACGGAGCACGACGGAGACGCGAGGAGCCCCGCGAGGCGGCGGGCAGGGTACTTACACATCGATGAGATACTCATAGTCCTGGTAGTTTTTGGAGAAGTAGGTCTCGATCAGCTGCTCGGTGCCCGTCAGGGCTTCGTGCCCGCAGCCGCAGAACAGCGCTACCCCGAAGAAGCACAGGCCGGTGGCCACCAGCGAGGCGAAGGGTGCCCCGATGAGGCATCGTGCGCAGCACTCCAGCAGACCTGCCGGAGGGAGAGGGGTTTTGGAGGACAGCAGGCGCGGGGATGATAAAGGGATGGAGCAGAAATGCCGCCTtgtggtgctggggagcaggcTCAGGTTTGTACCCCCCCCACTCCCTGCTTGTGCCTCGAATGCCAAAAAGGCGCTCGggtgcctgcccccccccagcccggcacCGCTGGAAGCGTTCCCAAACCCacgctcccccccctccccagaccCCGCAGCAGCTCTCCCTTCCCTCGAGGACAAGGGAGCCTTGGGCCCCGCAGCGATGCCCTCCCCTCCGCGCAGAGCAAGGTCGCGCGGTGGCACCGAGGACAATGGGGAATTGTCCCGGCACGGCCCCCCCTGCGGCCACCCCGGGCCGAGAGCAAACAGGGAACAAAGGCAGCGCTGTGGGGGcgctgggaccccccccgccTGTTTGCCTTGGACGGGGCAGGCGTGGGCACGGCGGGACcaagggggggggtcccgctgtCAGCCCCAGCTCTTCCCACGGTGATGCTCCCTGAATTTCATCGGGTCCGTGGGGagggctgtgctggcaccaaccaaccttttccttttccttttttttttctttttttccctttttccttttttttttccagcctaaatGCCAGCCAGGGAACATCGAGGCAGGCAggtgccccggggctggggctggcgaGCGGCCCCACGGATGTGGCAGGGCCTGGCAGggctccccccccaaaaaagccccggccccgcaggctgcgggaagctgctgctgtgatggggaagggaaaggaggggaagggaggagagaaagggcACTTGTGCGGCACAATCCCGGGTCCTGTGCCTTGGCTCAGCCGCTGTGGGGCCACAGGGTACCCACAGGGATGGGGACGAGCCATAATTATTGCCTCTGGTGTTAATGGGGGGACCCCAgcgccccagggctgcaggcacacaagCAGCACGAGTTGTGGCAGGGCTCAGCCCGGGCGGGAGCTCTCAGCTCTCCaacctggggctgcaggggtggtggGACGTGTCCCGGGAGGCAGAACGGGGCCGGGAATCGGTGTGGGGAAGCAAGGTGCCGTCCCCACCACCCGGAGGCTTCTTCCCCGCAGGTTGCCACCCGCGGGGACCTGCGTGCCCGTGGCCTGCTGGTGCCGGGGGCGGGTTTGGTGGTGCCTTTCTGCTCCAGGAGCGTGCCACCCGCACCGTGTGGCAGCTGTCCCCATGTGCagccccccctgtccccccatACTCACCCATGGTGCCGGACTCGGTCCGCTCCCCGTGCGCTCAGCTGCCTGGGCTCTGTCTGCAGCTGGGACCAGCCCTCGCCTCTCCTGGCAGTCCCTCGCCCTGTACCGTGCCCTCTGGGTGCCTGTCCCCCTCTCCAGCAAAGAAAAGGGCTCTCTGCGTGACAGCCACCCCCCTTAAAGGGACAAgcccccgtccctccccgccccggcccccccagcagcaccccttgGCTGCCAGCCCCTCGGTGCTGCGTGGGCACGGCAGCGGCGCGCAGGgctggcgggggggggaggcttTGCAATAGGAAAAAAGCAGCTTGGGGGGGTGTAGGGGGTGATGGGTGGCCCCTCTGCGGTGGCTCTGGGGACCCCCAAGCCCACCTGGGCTGAGGTTGCTGCTGGCTGAGCCCCGCAGCGGTGAGGGAGGTGATGGGGGGGTgtccctctgcctcctcctggcCCCCCCGGCCCAGGCACCTGCTTCCAGCCTCGGTGCTCCGGGTGTTTGCTCTGTTTGGGTGGGAATCCTGCTGGCAGGGGCAATGTCCCGTGTGTGGGACGGGGGACAGGGCTCCAGCGGGCATGGCCCCCAGGAGGGGGCCTGCAGAGGGGTCCCCAAATGATGCCGAGGGATCCAGGTGGGGCCAGCTCCCCTGGGGGTCCCCAACTCCCCCAAgtgtccccagctcccccgggtgtccccagctcctccaggtgcccccagctccctggggaCCCCATTCCCCAtgggtgctgcagctctggagcTGGCGCAGGGCTGGGGAAGCCTGCAGAGGGCAACAGGTCCCTGCCCGGCGGGCGCGGGGCGGACAAAGCCGCGCTGTGTCCTCAATGCCCCGCGTCGTGCCAGGCGGCGAGGTGGCAGGGCCTGGCCgtccccagggatggggacactgttggggggggtccccgcacCACGGGAGGCTGCTCGGCCACCGCTGCGGGCAGCATCCTCGGGCAGGTCCCCAGGGTACCGCAAAGGGACCCGGCCGCTGCGCCCCCGGGGTCAGCGGGACCGAGGGAGGGGGATGTGGTGGTGCCATGCcagggggcacggggagggctgTGGTTCCCTCAGGTTATCTGCAGGAAGAAAACGCTTCTAAAAATCATCTCCTGACACTGAAGCTCACCTCCCTGCTAGGGATTGAGGCACCAAAGGGAAAAAcagtgctggggaggggaggaataAAATCCCTGCTGCTTCTGTCCGCAGGCATTCGAGCTTTCCTGTTttgtgaacaccccagggggaagcagcagcttcATGCTGCCGGGGAGGGTGCGAGCAATGAAGGGGGCCGTGATTCCTGCACAAAGCGCCTCCAAACCCCGGGTAATTGGTAGCTGCTCGTTAACGAGCTCTCCCCCCGTGTgcccccaccctggggctgagcagctgctCGCCCGGCAAACCCCCGTGGCTGGCTTCGTTTCACCCACCCCTCTGCTCTCCACCTAAAAACCCCGTGAGACCTTCTCCCTGTGCAGGCTCGGCGCATCCCTGCCCTGGATGAGGCCCCGAGCAcggcgtgctgctgctgctgctgcccccggTCCCCTCCctggctccctccctgcccgaggacgcgctgctgctgggcagggaaCGGGGGACGCTGCCCCGTTTGGCCAGGTAAAAATAAACGTGCTTATAAATCAACATGGGTTGTGCTGCGATTTGTTCTGGCCCTGCTTTGGCAGCCAGCTGGCCTGAAGCATCTCCCAGGGGGCGAGTTGGCTGCCTGGCTCCGTGAACACAGCCCCAGGAGGAGGATCCCCCCCCCGAGCAGCCCGGCCGGGGGGTGCAGGTCCAACATCTCCGAGGTTCACGGCCTCGATGCACCCGAAAGGAGCCGGCAACAGCGCGTGCAGCGCCTGATCCATTATACATAGGGCAGCGGGAGGAACACCGGTGTGTGCTGTCACAGCGCAGAGCCTGGATGCTATTTTTAGGCAGCCGCTTCCCCGGCCAGGCTGAATTGCTGCTGGTTTCAACCTCCCGTCCTCAGCTGCCTCGCTTCCCCCATTGCAGGGTGGGAACCCCCTGGGCTGGGCAGCCCCAAACGGGACCTGGAGCTGCCCGTGGCAGCCAGGGATGCCCAGGGATTTTCCTGCCGTGCCAAATCCCCCGTCCaagcagagaggagcagcatccagccctgcagctgcctccccccggcaGTGCCAGGGACAGTGCCTGGAGCTGGCCCTGCTCTCCCGGGCTGGCTGCGCTCGCCGAGAGGAGCTGGGCAGGATCCTCGCCAAGGGGGAGCGATGGGCACGAGGCTCAGGCCTGGGGCTTTGGCGAGGAGCTGGAGCTTGTTCCCCCGGCTGGCTTTCCAGCAGCTTTGCCTTTCACGTCTCCTGACTTTCTCCTTGATTCTGCTTCACGAAGGAGGGCAAAGAGCCGCCCGGCTCCCCAGGCTGCTCATTACTCTCCCGCTCTGCCCTCCGCAGGGTCGAGCTGCTCCAACTGAGCGCTGCTCGGTTACCTCTCGGCAAACCTGGGGAGCCAAAGACGGACACGGAGGAGCTGACGGAGCCTgggcagggcagaggcagccccggctggccctgccagcagctctgggcaccaCGTCCCCGTGCAGGGACCcctctgtgccagcagctgcactgGGACCATCACCACCACTCCCTGGGGACACCGAGGTGCCAAAACGCAGAGAAGAGCTGCCTTTGCCAGAGCAAGAAGAAGCAGAGGGCAGGCCAGGGACACAAAGCAGGGGTCCCCACGCTCCCCGTGCCCCATCCCCGGCAGCCCCAGagaagcagcacccagcacgCCGCCCCCCAGCCCACACCATGACCCCGCTGGGCTCCGCAGGACACCGGTGCCACCGGGGCAGCCCCGATCCCCCGGGACGCAGGCGCTGCccgagctgctgctgtttgcctcggtgcagcagcaggaagcttTGCCGTCTAATTAAACAAATCCTTCATCTCCTCGGCGGCAGCCGTGCcaggcaggggagcagcagggggggcacggagcagggggaggggggccgAGTTCTCCTTCCTTCGCTCCCCGCCTGATGCCGCAGCTGTGTAACGCTTCGCCTTCCAAACCCATCCCTCCGGGGGGGCTctggcaaataaaaataaccccGCGCAGCTCGGCCGAGCCGGGCAGCCTGTGGTTAATGGTGAGCGCCACGCCGTGCGCTCTGCTCCCGCTGCTCTCGTGCTCGGGGACCGCTGGGGCCGAGGGCAGGAGCGATGCGGAGGCGAGGAAAGAGCCGGAGCTCGTGGGATGCTCATCGCCATGGCAACTGCGGCTGGGATGCACAGGGGAGGGCACCCCAAAACGGGGAGGTGAAGGGGGCCACAGTgcccccagcctgtccctgtACAGCAGCACGGCACCCGGCGCTGGCCAAGGCATCGATTTTCCacagctgctccttcacagGCGCAGAAGCCACGGGGGATTGGGGACGGGGGGAGGCACGGGGCAGAGGCTGGGGAGTCTGGTGGTGTGAAAATCCGGCAGATTTTCCCCTACATGGCTGGAAACGCTGCAGGTGATGGGAGCAGGGATGGGAGCATCCTCACCAGGAGGCCACGGGCATGCCCCAGCCAAAGCAGCCTCCCCTCGCTTCCCCAGCAATTCGGGGACGAGGCAGGCAGCAACAGGGTGACCCATGGGCGAGGAGAAGAGACACAAAAACGGGCATGGGCCAGGTCACCCTGGGGTGGTGAGGAGCCTGCTGAGGGCTTTGGCACCAGCGCCAGGCTTTGCTCCTGGCCCCGGGAGCCTGGTTTGACACTTATCTAAATTAAATCTCCCCTTTCAGCGCGCCCAGCTCGCCAAGGTGACGGGATCGGGATCGTCTGGTGAGGTTGATCCAGCCTTCGGGCTGTCTGCACCTCCCTCCTCGGCTGCTCCACCTGCAGACAGTCCCCAGCCTGGTGGAGGTGCACGGGGCTGGGAGATGGAAGCGGGATGGAAGGAGCCCCAGCCACGCTTCCCATTGTCCCTGGCGGCAAAtcccccatcccaaatcccccaTCCCCGTGCTCTCCAGCGGGACGTTTTGGGAGCGCAGCCCGGCgaggtgccaggagctgctcgGGGAGCGGGAGCCCAGCCCCATGCCCTTGGCGGGTCCGGTGGTGCTGAGCATCCCTCTGCAGCCGCCACCTGCAGCGCCCGCCCCACGCCGTGCCGGCAGCAGGGGTATTTTTAGCTTGGACAAGCGCCACGGAGCTGGAGAGCGACGCTCGCTGGAGTTCGGGCCGACGTCCCGGGTCACCTTGCAATCTCCTCTGGGGCGCAGCGTCCCGGTGGCACTGCCGGGCTGCCCGCCAGCCCCCGTCCCAGTGCTCACACAGCCGGGTGAACGGGAATCGTGTCGGGCtttcccccaaaaccaaaaGGGTTCGGCTCCAGGCGTGCGTCCCGCTGCAAGCGTCTCTTCTGGCTGTTCCAAAGGCAGGATGTTTGGCTTAAAGTCCTGAAATTAGGGCGCATTTTGAACCACCACATGGCATCTTcccctacaaaaataaaataaaatagagtgaTGTGGCCGAAACGGCcaaattttgacttttttgaGCCACGTAAACAGCCCCAGGGCCCCGTGTTCAGCAGCACTGGAGGAGAATCCCAGCGCCTCGGCCAGGAAAGCGCTCCCGGCCTCTGTGGGACACGTGGGGACCGGTGTGGCTCCGGGAAGCTGGACCAAGCCCCGAGCCCCCAGCTGGGCACACGCTGGCCGCCGGGGCAAGCAGCGGGCTGGCAGCCATGCGCAGGCAGGCTCGGGAAGGtattttctgcagcagtgaTCTCAGCCCCGATCAGATGCCTCCAAACGTCTGCGCAGCGGGCAGCTGCCCGTGTCCAGCCCGGGGACATCTTCGCTCCTGCAGTAAATTTCCAGACctacagcagcagggagggacagGTCCGGAGCTCCCCAAGGTGTCCACGTGGTCGTGTAGCAGCCCAGAGGGGGCTTCAGGGAGAATCCTCCCTCCTGGAGCCCCTCAAGCagcaggggagctgcagcaggttgTGTCCCCCCGAAGCTCCTGCCCCTCGTATTTCATGCACCCCGGGGATTATTTGGGGCCGTGTTCCCAGAGCAAATCACCTCCTTCACCTGCCTCCCTCATGCTCCTCCCCATGGCACTGGTGGCACAAAATTGATCCTAGAGGCGATTGTTTGTCCCAGGATTGAGCTGAAGCGCCTGTCAACCTttcctgtgaaaaaaataaataaagatgttttCAAGGAGTTTAATCACTCAGCCACTCGAAATGGTGCTGGCTGGGAAGCCAGGACGACATTTATCAGGCAGgattaaacacaaaaatacatgaaataggTGGCAGCCCGGGGGCCGAGCAGCAGCGAGGGGTCGGGGTGCAGGCGGGGGGTGCTGGCAGAGCCCCCCTGGAGGCTCTGGACCCAGGCGCATTTGCTGCGGGCAGGAGTTGGGCCCCGGGGGAACAGTTTGACGTGGGCTCAGAGacgggggaggagaaggaatcaaaaataaataaattaattaaaaaaaaaaaaaaacatgttttcctcctttcctagCAGCCCCAACCCCTGCTGCCTGCGTCTGTGCCATCAGCAGAGCCTGACACCGTCCCCGGCAGCCACCGCAGCGTGACGGGGACGGGGCAGGGACGGGGCATCCCCGGGGAgcaccctgctgccagcccccgcTCTGCACCAGGCTGCTGAGGTCCCTGCACCCTGCCTCCGGGGCTGGATGTGCGCAGCATCCTCACTGCTGGCAGCAAAACCACCTCGTGGGCTGCTCTGGGGAATAAGGGACGCGGGCACGCTGCGCgggtgcctcagtttccccgtgGGGTGAGAGGTTTGGCTGCCCCCCCGCAGCCGGTGTCAGCTCGGGTTAGCCAGGACAGCCTCTGGAACAGGAGCTGGCGTGCGGCGAGCTCTTGCTCGGCCCCCCGGGCTCCGGA includes the following:
- the PLP1 gene encoding myelin proteolipid protein isoform X1 → MGLLECCARCLIGAPFASLVATGLCFFGVALFCGCGHEALTGTEQLIETYFSKNYQDYEYLIDVIHAFQYVIYGTASFFFLYGALLLAEGFYTTGAVRQIFGDYKTTICGKGLSATVTGGPKGRGARGPQRAHSLQRVCQCLGKWLGHPDKFVGITYVLTIVWLLVFACSAVPVYIYFNTWTTCQSIANPSKTSASIGTLCADARMYGVLPWNAFPGKVCGSNLLSICKTSEFQMTFHLFIAAFVGAAATLVSLLTFMIAATYNFAVLKLMGRGTKF
- the PLP1 gene encoding myelin proteolipid protein isoform X2; the protein is MGLLECCARCLIGAPFASLVATGLCFFGVALFCGCGHEALTGTEQLIETYFSKNYQDYEYLIDVIHAFQYVIYGTASFFFLYGALLLAEGFYTTGAVRQIFGDYKTTICGKGLSATFVGITYVLTIVWLLVFACSAVPVYIYFNTWTTCQSIANPSKTSASIGTLCADARMYGVLPWNAFPGKVCGSNLLSICKTSEFQMTFHLFIAAFVGAAATLVSLLTFMIAATYNFAVLKLMGRGTKF